From one Planctomycetota bacterium genomic stretch:
- a CDS encoding galactose-1-epimerase encodes MMYRRLACWLALCALVCGTYGAAPARAAEELETTKPVPRDERWLVRHNSINERAKQGDVDLLFIGDSITQGWEGAGKETWAKYYGNRKAMNAGIGGDRTQHVLWRLDNGNIDGLSPKLAVLMIGTNNSGQNTSEDIAAGVKAIVAKLRDKLPKTKVLVLAVFPRGGDAESPGHKVNVGANEIFKSVADGENVFYLDIGDEFLGFDKRLNKVIMPDLLHLSPRGYDIWAAAIEAKLVELLGEVAPNALSLAEEKAGWKMLFDGRTTRGWHNYKKDGVGPGWKIIDGALTRVDKGAGDILTNEMYDAFELSLEYNISPEGNSGLMFHVTDEGKTPWQTGPEIQIQDNKDGHDPQKAGWLYQLYSSEVDATKPPGEWNQLRILITPEKCEQYMNGVKYCEYVKGSDDWNQRVAKSKFAQYPLFGKPTRGYICLQDHGNLIAFRNVKIRPIATSGSKSSMNIDKQPFGTTPEGKQASLFTLTNARGLVVKLTDYGARLVELQAPDRSGKPANVTLGFDTLDGYIAHKAFFGCTTGRYANRIAKGKFTLDGYDYQLATNAGANHLHGGARGFDRAVWKAESLADGVAFSHVSPDGDENFPGALSVRVEYLLGDDNQLRINYMATTDKPTVLNLTNHGYWNLAGGGKVLDHEMTIAADRYVAVDKESIPTGKLAPVAGTPLDFKQAHKIGERIEQMKPAEGPTGYDHCYVLRSQDGSVQLAARVKDPASGRVMEVFTTEPGVQFYTGNYLDGDKVNGGHEQHTAFCLETQHYPDSPNQPSFPTTVLRPGQTYKQTTIHRFSVE; translated from the coding sequence ATGATGTATCGACGCCTGGCATGCTGGTTGGCGCTGTGCGCGCTGGTGTGCGGAACGTACGGGGCCGCGCCGGCCCGCGCCGCCGAGGAACTCGAAACGACCAAACCCGTGCCGCGCGACGAGCGTTGGCTGGTGCGGCACAACTCGATCAACGAGCGTGCCAAGCAAGGGGATGTCGATCTGCTGTTCATCGGCGATTCGATCACCCAGGGTTGGGAAGGGGCCGGCAAGGAGACCTGGGCCAAGTATTACGGCAATCGCAAGGCGATGAACGCCGGCATCGGCGGCGACCGGACCCAGCACGTCCTGTGGCGGTTGGACAACGGCAACATCGACGGCCTGAGTCCCAAGCTGGCCGTGCTGATGATCGGCACCAACAACTCGGGTCAGAACACTTCGGAGGACATTGCCGCGGGGGTCAAAGCAATCGTCGCCAAGTTGCGCGACAAGCTGCCCAAGACCAAAGTGTTGGTGCTGGCCGTCTTTCCGCGCGGCGGCGACGCTGAAAGCCCCGGTCACAAAGTGAACGTCGGCGCCAACGAGATATTCAAAAGCGTGGCCGACGGCGAGAACGTGTTTTACCTGGACATCGGCGACGAGTTCCTGGGCTTCGACAAGCGCCTGAACAAGGTGATCATGCCCGACTTGTTGCACCTGAGCCCGCGCGGCTATGACATTTGGGCCGCGGCCATTGAGGCCAAGCTGGTCGAGCTACTGGGGGAAGTGGCGCCCAATGCGCTGAGCCTGGCCGAGGAAAAAGCCGGCTGGAAAATGCTGTTCGACGGACGCACGACCCGCGGCTGGCACAACTACAAGAAGGACGGAGTTGGCCCAGGCTGGAAGATCATCGACGGCGCGCTAACGCGGGTCGACAAAGGGGCGGGGGACATCCTGACCAACGAGATGTACGACGCGTTCGAGTTGTCGCTCGAATACAACATCTCGCCCGAGGGGAACAGCGGCCTGATGTTCCACGTGACCGACGAGGGGAAGACACCCTGGCAGACCGGTCCGGAAATTCAGATTCAAGACAACAAAGATGGTCACGACCCGCAAAAGGCGGGCTGGCTGTACCAGCTTTACTCGTCCGAAGTCGACGCCACCAAGCCCCCCGGCGAGTGGAATCAGTTGCGCATTCTGATCACGCCCGAGAAGTGCGAACAGTACATGAACGGCGTCAAATACTGTGAGTACGTCAAGGGGAGCGACGACTGGAACCAGCGGGTGGCCAAGAGCAAGTTCGCCCAGTATCCTTTGTTCGGCAAGCCGACGCGCGGGTATATCTGTCTGCAAGATCACGGCAACCTGATCGCGTTTCGGAACGTCAAGATTCGTCCCATCGCCACCAGCGGGAGCAAAAGCTCGATGAACATCGACAAGCAGCCGTTCGGCACGACGCCCGAGGGAAAACAGGCCTCGCTGTTCACGTTGACCAATGCGCGCGGACTGGTGGTCAAGCTGACCGATTACGGGGCGCGCTTGGTCGAGTTGCAAGCGCCGGATCGCAGCGGCAAACCGGCGAACGTGACGCTCGGCTTCGACACATTGGACGGCTACATCGCCCACAAAGCGTTCTTTGGCTGCACCACTGGGCGCTATGCCAACCGAATTGCCAAGGGGAAGTTCACGCTCGATGGCTATGACTATCAGTTGGCGACCAACGCCGGCGCGAACCATCTGCACGGCGGCGCGCGGGGCTTTGACCGCGCGGTGTGGAAGGCCGAGTCATTGGCCGACGGCGTGGCGTTCAGCCATGTCAGCCCCGACGGCGATGAGAACTTTCCCGGCGCGCTCAGCGTGCGGGTCGAATACCTGCTCGGCGATGACAACCAGTTGCGAATCAACTACATGGCCACGACCGACAAGCCGACTGTGTTGAACTTGACGAACCACGGCTACTGGAACCTGGCCGGCGGCGGCAAGGTGTTAGACCACGAGATGACGATCGCGGCCGATCGCTATGTGGCCGTCGATAAGGAATCGATCCCGACGGGTAAGCTGGCCCCCGTGGCCGGCACGCCGCTCGACTTCAAGCAGGCGCACAAGATCGGCGAGCGGATCGAGCAGATGAAGCCCGCGGAAGGGCCGACTGGCTATGACCATTGCTACGTGCTGCGCAGCCAGGACGGCAGCGTGCAACTAGCCGCGCGCGTCAAGGATCCGGCCAGCGGCCGCGTGATGGAAGTCTTCACCACCGAGCCGGGCGTGCAGTTCTACACGGGCAATTACCTGGACGGCGACAAGGTGAACGGTGGGCACGAGCAGCACACGGCGTTCTGTCTGGAGACGCAGCACTATCCCGACTCGCCGAACCAGCCGTCGTTTCCGACCACGGTTTTGCGACCAGGGCAGACGTACAAGCAGACGACGATCCACCGCTTCTCGGTCGAGTAG
- a CDS encoding iron-containing alcohol dehydrogenase, with translation MDYDFLSPRQIVFGWARRQQLISLVADWGKHVYAVIGSRTLLTSGAWTEIEESLRQSGKHVIVAATINREPEVEDVDRLTTLLRSQAPRGNSWLLALGGGAAIDLAKAAAALTTQSQPASVTDYLEGVGRGCQLVEPPLPMVAMPTTAGTGAEATKNSVITSYDPAFKKSLRSNLMVPPLVLVDPQLTVSLPARTTAWTGMDAITQLIESYLTRNARPMARALAVEGLRRALPALPEAVRDGSSRPAREAMSHAALLSGLALANSGLGLAHGVAAALGSVLKTPHGLACAMMLPAALRVNRLTCESQLAELARDARVSNSVRDSLAADTLVDRIDQLIVDLQIPRRLGDIGVKPEQLDALVAGSRGNSMNGNPHQVADAELRELLENML, from the coding sequence ATCGATTACGACTTTCTTTCGCCGCGGCAGATCGTGTTTGGTTGGGCGCGGCGGCAGCAGCTTATCTCGCTGGTCGCCGATTGGGGCAAGCATGTCTATGCGGTGATCGGTTCGCGGACTCTGCTCACCAGCGGCGCTTGGACCGAAATCGAAGAGTCGCTCCGCCAGTCGGGCAAACACGTCATCGTTGCCGCCACGATCAATCGCGAGCCCGAGGTCGAAGACGTCGATCGGCTGACCACGCTGCTCCGCTCGCAGGCGCCGCGCGGCAATAGCTGGCTATTGGCTCTTGGCGGCGGCGCGGCCATCGATCTGGCCAAGGCGGCCGCCGCGCTGACCACGCAATCGCAACCGGCCAGCGTTACCGATTACCTGGAAGGGGTCGGTCGCGGCTGCCAACTGGTCGAGCCGCCGCTGCCGATGGTGGCCATGCCGACCACGGCGGGCACGGGGGCCGAAGCGACCAAGAACTCGGTGATCACCAGCTACGATCCGGCGTTCAAGAAGAGCTTGCGGTCCAACCTGATGGTGCCGCCGCTGGTGCTGGTCGACCCGCAATTGACCGTCTCGCTGCCGGCCCGGACGACGGCCTGGACGGGCATGGACGCGATCACGCAACTGATCGAAAGTTATCTCACGCGCAACGCCCGACCGATGGCCCGCGCGCTGGCCGTCGAAGGGTTGCGCCGCGCGCTGCCCGCGTTGCCCGAGGCGGTTCGCGATGGCAGCTCGCGCCCGGCCCGCGAGGCGATGAGCCATGCCGCGCTGCTCAGCGGGCTGGCCCTGGCGAACTCGGGACTGGGGCTCGCCCACGGCGTGGCCGCGGCGCTCGGCAGCGTGCTCAAGACACCGCACGGTTTGGCTTGTGCCATGATGTTGCCGGCGGCGCTGCGCGTGAATCGATTGACGTGCGAGTCGCAACTGGCCGAGTTGGCCCGCGACGCCCGGGTGTCGAACTCGGTGCGTGACTCCCTGGCGGCCGACACGCTGGTCGATCGAATCGATCAATTGATTGTCGACCTGCAAATCCCGCGACGGCTGGGAGACATCGGCGTCAAACCCGAGCAGCTCGACGCTCTGGTCGCGGGCTCGCGCGGCAACAGCATGAACGGCAACCCGCACCAGGTGGCCGACGCCGAGCTGCGCGAGCTGTTGGAGAACATGCTGTGA
- a CDS encoding U32 family peptidase has translation MSTTPQPRAELLAPAGDWDALRAAVACGADAVYFGLANFNARHRATNFSRDELPEVIGFLHRHLVRGYVTLNTLIFSDELPELAETVAAIAQAGADAVIVQDLGVAALVHQLAPQLPIHASTQTTLAEPRGIALAKELGVDRVILPRELSLDEIGQITSQAELPVEVFVHGALCVAYSGQCLTSEAIGGRSANRGQCAQACRLPYELLVDGQRRELGDVAYLLSPQDLAAYNLVDDLVKRGVCSLKIEGRLKSAQYVAVATQTYRAALDAALAGQQFQLDQQATLDLQQTFSRGFSPGFLRGVDHQELVQGRFPKSRGVFVGTLVEAYGGRATIELADGVPDEVLRAGDGIVFDEGHPERDEQGGRLVGVRLLNAQPGYRATTRRVEIELLQGAADLSQVTRDARVWKTDDPQLRRRVQRAVQSDEHERREPIDAVARGNVGGALTLVLRDGLGREASAAWPGPLTQAIKHPLTVESLRQQLDRFGDTSFCLGNVAVETDAPVMVPKSVLNELRRQAVATLEATRQAQAERTIDMTALDEQRAVARQITAPHEDQPRLAVLARTMDQLEAVLAWSPSDGLPKPAIVYCDFEDVRRYRPAVEHCRAANMPVGVATLRVIKPGEEGWLVQIARSEPDVVLVRNLAAISYFRQHRPELSLVSDYSLNVANELTAAVLERWDVERITPSHDLNWEQFQALMRRIDPGLFEAVVHHHMPMFHMEHCVFAHTLSDGKDWRDCGRPCDTHRVELRDRAGAEFPIVADAGCRNTVFHNLPQSAAEYLGRMSQLGVRWFRVELLREAAADVAPLLEHYASVLAGRHDGRSAWRSLQVLNQVGLTRGTLQMS, from the coding sequence ATGTCCACTACGCCGCAACCTCGCGCTGAACTCCTCGCCCCAGCGGGCGATTGGGACGCGCTGCGCGCGGCCGTGGCCTGTGGCGCTGACGCGGTCTATTTCGGCCTGGCGAACTTCAACGCCCGGCATCGCGCCACGAACTTCTCGCGCGACGAGCTGCCCGAGGTGATCGGCTTTCTGCACCGCCACCTGGTCCGCGGCTACGTCACACTGAACACGTTGATCTTCTCGGACGAGCTGCCCGAGCTGGCCGAGACCGTGGCGGCCATCGCCCAAGCCGGCGCCGATGCGGTGATTGTGCAGGATCTCGGCGTGGCCGCCTTAGTGCATCAACTCGCTCCGCAACTGCCGATTCACGCTTCGACCCAGACGACCTTGGCCGAGCCGCGCGGCATTGCGCTGGCCAAAGAGTTGGGCGTTGACCGGGTCATCCTGCCGCGCGAGCTGTCGCTGGACGAGATCGGTCAGATCACGTCCCAGGCCGAACTGCCGGTCGAGGTGTTCGTTCACGGCGCGTTGTGCGTCGCCTACAGCGGCCAGTGCCTGACCAGCGAAGCCATCGGCGGCCGCAGCGCCAACCGAGGCCAGTGTGCCCAGGCTTGTCGCTTGCCTTACGAATTGTTGGTCGATGGCCAGCGTCGCGAGCTGGGCGACGTGGCGTACCTGCTCAGCCCGCAGGATTTGGCGGCGTACAACCTGGTGGACGATCTGGTGAAGCGAGGCGTGTGCAGCCTGAAGATCGAAGGACGCCTGAAGAGCGCGCAGTACGTCGCCGTCGCCACCCAGACCTATCGTGCCGCACTCGACGCGGCGCTGGCCGGTCAGCAGTTTCAACTTGATCAGCAAGCGACCCTCGACCTGCAACAAACCTTCTCGCGCGGCTTCAGCCCGGGATTCTTGCGCGGGGTCGATCACCAGGAACTGGTCCAAGGCCGCTTCCCAAAAAGTCGCGGCGTCTTTGTCGGCACGCTGGTCGAGGCCTACGGCGGTCGGGCCACGATTGAATTGGCCGACGGGGTTCCCGACGAAGTGCTCCGCGCCGGCGACGGCATTGTCTTCGACGAAGGACATCCCGAGCGGGACGAGCAAGGAGGCCGGCTGGTCGGTGTGCGATTGCTCAATGCACAACCCGGCTACCGTGCGACAACTCGGCGGGTCGAAATCGAGCTGCTGCAAGGGGCCGCCGATTTGTCGCAAGTGACGCGCGACGCGCGCGTTTGGAAGACCGACGATCCCCAGCTTCGTCGCCGCGTGCAGCGAGCCGTGCAAAGCGACGAGCACGAGCGCCGCGAGCCGATCGACGCGGTCGCGCGCGGCAACGTCGGCGGCGCGCTGACGCTGGTTTTGCGCGATGGCTTGGGACGCGAGGCGAGCGCCGCCTGGCCCGGTCCCTTGACCCAGGCGATCAAACATCCGCTCACCGTCGAAAGCCTGCGCCAGCAACTCGATCGATTCGGCGACACGTCGTTCTGTCTGGGCAATGTCGCGGTCGAAACCGACGCGCCGGTGATGGTTCCCAAGAGCGTGTTGAACGAGCTGCGCCGGCAAGCGGTCGCCACACTCGAAGCCACGCGCCAGGCGCAGGCCGAGCGCACCATCGACATGACCGCCCTGGACGAGCAGCGCGCCGTCGCGCGACAGATCACCGCCCCGCACGAAGACCAGCCGCGGCTAGCAGTGCTGGCGCGGACGATGGATCAGCTGGAAGCGGTGCTGGCCTGGTCGCCGAGCGACGGGCTGCCTAAGCCGGCGATTGTGTATTGCGATTTCGAGGACGTGCGGCGCTATCGGCCGGCGGTCGAACACTGTCGCGCCGCCAATATGCCCGTGGGGGTGGCGACGTTGCGCGTCATCAAGCCGGGCGAGGAAGGCTGGCTCGTGCAGATTGCCCGCAGCGAGCCCGACGTGGTGCTGGTGCGGAACCTGGCGGCAATCTCGTATTTTCGCCAGCACCGCCCCGAGTTATCGTTGGTGTCCGACTATTCGCTCAACGTGGCCAACGAGCTGACGGCGGCCGTGCTGGAACGATGGGACGTCGAGCGAATCACGCCCAGCCATGACCTGAACTGGGAACAGTTCCAGGCCCTGATGCGGCGGATCGATCCTGGTTTGTTCGAGGCCGTGGTCCACCATCACATGCCGATGTTCCACATGGAGCACTGCGTGTTTGCCCATACGCTCAGCGACGGTAAAGACTGGCGCGACTGCGGACGCCCGTGCGACACCCACCGCGTCGAGCTGCGCGACCGCGCGGGGGCCGAGTTCCCCATCGTGGCCGACGCCGGTTGCCGCAACACCGTGTTCCACAACTTGCCGCAAAGCGCGGCCGAGTACCTGGGGCGGATGTCGCAACTGGGCGTGCGTTGGTTCCGCGTCGAGTTGCTGCGCGAGGCGGCGGCTGACGTGGCGCCGTTGTTGGAACATTACGCCAGCGTGCTGGCCGGCCGTCACGACGGCCGCAGCGCCTGGCGCAGCTTGCAAGTGCTGAACCAGGTCGGCCTGACCCGCGGCACGCTGCAAATGTCGTAA
- a CDS encoding sugar nucleotide-binding protein, translating into MKRPRLTPPLPLLITGVSGVPGYNALPYFRRRFPGQVVGVRQRDNWKLRGPDIVACDAEDRDGLLRLFDQYEFRAVLNCAGNCALKACELDPELACRINVGGVINLLDAIADRPVRLVHLSVDMVYSGVGPGGYIESAPVDPVNMYGKTMVMAEQVIAERKLDAAVLRISLPMGVSFNGHAGAIDWIQSRFRKSRPATLYYDEIRTPIYTDCLNRLCRAVLARPDLQGLFHAAAPRAMSVYQVGQVINRVGGYDPELLMGCPRVEAGPIPPRAGNIALDSSKLAAALGYPPLDPWPFDERFVPTHDQWHFEREVDEPGSFELLSRILYRNPRRRKAEDDVSLLGPAT; encoded by the coding sequence GTGAAACGCCCGCGACTTACTCCGCCGCTGCCGCTGCTGATCACCGGCGTCTCGGGCGTGCCTGGTTACAACGCGCTGCCGTATTTTCGGCGGCGCTTCCCGGGCCAGGTCGTCGGCGTGCGCCAGCGCGACAACTGGAAGCTGCGCGGGCCAGACATTGTGGCCTGCGACGCCGAAGATCGGGACGGGCTGCTGCGACTGTTTGACCAATACGAGTTCCGCGCGGTGTTGAACTGTGCCGGCAACTGCGCGCTGAAGGCCTGCGAGCTCGATCCCGAGTTGGCCTGCCGGATCAACGTCGGCGGCGTCATCAACCTGCTCGACGCCATCGCCGATCGACCCGTCCGATTGGTCCATCTGTCGGTCGACATGGTTTACTCGGGCGTCGGCCCCGGCGGGTACATCGAGTCGGCTCCCGTCGATCCGGTGAACATGTACGGCAAGACGATGGTCATGGCCGAGCAGGTGATCGCCGAGCGCAAGCTCGACGCGGCCGTGCTCCGCATCTCGCTACCGATGGGTGTCAGCTTCAACGGCCATGCCGGCGCGATCGATTGGATTCAGTCGCGGTTTCGCAAGTCGCGCCCAGCCACGCTGTACTACGACGAGATTCGCACGCCGATCTATACCGACTGTTTGAATCGCTTGTGCCGCGCCGTGCTGGCTCGGCCTGACTTGCAAGGGCTGTTTCACGCCGCCGCGCCGCGAGCGATGAGCGTCTATCAGGTGGGCCAGGTCATCAATCGTGTCGGCGGCTACGATCCTGAATTGTTGATGGGCTGTCCGCGCGTCGAGGCCGGTCCCATCCCCCCCCGTGCTGGCAACATCGCCCTCGATTCATCGAAGCTGGCGGCCGCGCTCGGCTATCCGCCGCTCGATCCCTGGCCATTCGACGAGCGGTTCGTGCCGACCCATGACCAGTGGCACTTCGAGCGCGAAGTCGACGAGCCGGGCTCGTTCGAGCTGCTGAGCCGTATTCTTTATCGCAACCCACGTCGCCGCAAAGCCGAAGACGATGTGTCGTTATTAGGCCCGGCGACTTAA
- a CDS encoding bifunctional hydroxymethylpyrimidine kinase/phosphomethylpyrimidine kinase — protein sequence MIVAAGLTPAWQQILAFDALAIGEVNRAASAHWCGSGKVLNVGVALRCLGVESLTVSPLAGPAREQIEREFAALGARRRWIETAAPTRVCTTLLDRASGATTELVENAQPLTDAELREFQAAYAEAAVGAECAVLTGSLPRGTPATFYRDLLRARALPAVLDVRGPELLAALTERPLVVKPNREELGHTFGRTLVTDDDVRGAIRQLLAAGAQGVVMTQGAGPVWVATAGKIEQFAPPRVAEVVNPIGCGDCLAAGLAQSLVAGDDLFEAAVHGMAAALENLTSLLPARIDRAAVTAREAELRKSRPTRPG from the coding sequence GTGATCGTCGCGGCTGGACTGACGCCTGCCTGGCAGCAGATTCTCGCCTTTGACGCGCTCGCGATCGGCGAGGTGAACCGGGCCGCGAGCGCGCACTGGTGCGGCTCGGGCAAGGTGCTGAATGTCGGCGTCGCACTCCGCTGCTTGGGCGTTGAATCGCTGACCGTTTCGCCGCTGGCTGGCCCGGCGCGCGAGCAGATCGAGCGCGAGTTCGCCGCGCTGGGGGCGCGGCGCCGCTGGATCGAGACCGCGGCGCCGACGCGCGTTTGCACCACGCTGTTGGATCGCGCGAGCGGCGCGACGACCGAGCTGGTCGAAAACGCCCAGCCGTTGACCGACGCCGAGCTACGCGAGTTTCAGGCGGCGTACGCCGAGGCGGCCGTCGGCGCCGAGTGCGCCGTGTTGACCGGGTCGCTGCCGCGCGGCACGCCGGCGACGTTCTATCGCGACCTGTTGCGTGCGCGGGCTTTGCCGGCGGTGCTCGATGTGCGCGGACCCGAGCTATTGGCGGCGCTGACCGAGCGCCCGCTGGTGGTGAAGCCCAATCGTGAAGAGCTGGGGCACACGTTCGGTCGCACGCTCGTGACCGATGACGATGTGCGGGGGGCGATTCGTCAGTTGCTCGCTGCCGGCGCGCAAGGCGTGGTGATGACGCAAGGCGCTGGCCCAGTTTGGGTGGCCACGGCCGGCAAGATCGAACAGTTCGCGCCGCCGCGCGTGGCCGAGGTGGTCAACCCGATCGGGTGTGGCGACTGTCTGGCGGCGGGGCTGGCGCAGAGTCTGGTCGCGGGGGACGATCTGTTCGAGGCGGCGGTGCATGGTATGGCCGCGGCGCTCGAGAACTTGACGTCGCTGCTGCCGGCGCGGATCGATCGCGCGGCAGTCACCGCGCGAGAGGCAGAGTTGAGAAAGAGTCGCCCGACCAGGCCAGGTTGA
- a CDS encoding (d)CMP kinase → MIVTIDGPAGSGKSSAARQLARRLGIRFLDTGAMYRAVTLAAMRRGVSWDDADALAALARDVRVELRDDRVYLDDEDVTQAVRGPQVTGLIYHLADNPEVRAHLVELQRQAARGLSVVTEGRDQGTVVFPEAECKIFLTATPDERARRRMGDLLARGQTITFDEVFEQQTLRDERDSRRPVGALRKADDAIEVITDGMTPEQVVERLEQVIRARLAAIQGLSR, encoded by the coding sequence ATGATTGTGACGATTGACGGACCAGCAGGCTCGGGCAAGAGCAGCGCCGCGCGGCAGTTGGCGCGGCGGCTGGGGATTCGCTTTCTCGACACCGGCGCCATGTACCGGGCCGTCACCCTGGCGGCCATGCGACGCGGCGTGTCGTGGGACGACGCCGACGCGCTGGCGGCGCTGGCGCGTGATGTGCGAGTCGAGCTGCGCGACGATCGGGTCTACCTGGACGACGAGGATGTGACCCAGGCGGTCCGCGGGCCCCAAGTCACCGGCCTGATCTATCACCTGGCCGACAATCCCGAGGTGCGAGCCCACCTGGTCGAGCTGCAACGGCAGGCGGCCCGCGGCCTGAGCGTGGTGACCGAGGGGCGCGATCAAGGGACGGTCGTGTTTCCCGAGGCCGAGTGCAAAATCTTCCTCACCGCCACGCCCGACGAACGAGCCCGCCGGCGGATGGGCGATCTGTTGGCCCGGGGCCAGACGATCACGTTCGACGAAGTGTTCGAACAGCAGACGCTGCGCGACGAGCGCGACTCGCGCCGCCCGGTCGGGGCGCTGCGCAAGGCCGACGACGCCATCGAAGTAATCACCGACGGGATGACGCCCGAGCAAGTGGTCGAACGCCTGGAACAAGTCATCCGCGCCCGGCTGGCGGCGATCCAAGGCTTGTCGCGGTGA
- a CDS encoding 1-acyl-sn-glycerol-3-phosphate acyltransferase has translation MAGRTPLKYLYYNFLQLSCRLLGAALLDIRVSGRQHVPPTGGALVLSNHQSFFDPLLLGLAADRDMFFLARDTLFRSAPLRLALWAVDTIPLDREGGGLSGLKETLRRVREGSAVAIFPEGTRTPDGDLQKIKPGFCALARRARAPLVPVAIDGAYQAWPRKQKLPRRATVHIVFGPPIAPEQAQALDDAALVAEVQQRIGDCLATARAGRHRASCVHA, from the coding sequence ATGGCCGGTCGCACGCCCCTCAAGTACCTCTATTACAACTTCCTGCAACTCAGTTGCCGGCTGCTGGGGGCGGCCTTGCTCGACATTCGCGTCAGCGGCCGGCAGCACGTGCCGCCGACCGGCGGGGCGTTGGTGTTGTCGAACCATCAGAGCTTCTTCGATCCGCTGCTCCTTGGCCTGGCGGCGGATCGCGACATGTTCTTTCTGGCGCGCGATACGCTGTTTCGATCGGCGCCGTTGCGATTGGCGCTCTGGGCGGTCGACACGATCCCGCTCGATCGCGAAGGGGGCGGGCTGTCTGGGCTCAAGGAGACGCTCCGCCGCGTGCGCGAAGGGAGCGCGGTCGCGATCTTTCCCGAGGGCACTCGCACGCCCGACGGCGATCTGCAAAAGATCAAGCCCGGGTTTTGCGCGCTGGCCCGCCGCGCCCGAGCGCCGCTGGTGCCGGTGGCGATCGACGGGGCCTATCAGGCCTGGCCGCGCAAACAGAAGCTGCCGCGCCGCGCGACGGTTCACATTGTCTTCGGCCCACCAATCGCGCCCGAACAGGCCCAAGCGCTCGACGACGCGGCGCTGGTGGCCGAAGTGCAACAGCGGATCGGCGACTGCCTGGCCACGGCCCGCGCCGGCCGCCATCGCGCGTCCTGCGTTCACGCCTAG